The following are encoded together in the Candidatus Binatia bacterium genome:
- the flgF gene encoding flagellar basal-body rod protein FlgF produces the protein MNAGMYKAVSGSVAQMRRLEVTTQNLANLNTSGFKGQRLAFSELLGLTAEQERVGGLVAVAEQRTDFSQGELQPTGNNFDLALDGEAFFVIRTGRGFRYTRQGNFTLAPDGILVNSFGEPVLGESGNRREGEVIRISGKKMEVSSDGIVRSEEGEVGKLRIVRFRDPRILAKEGRGLYRALDGTAQPAPDYRILQGNLERANVNPVDAMVGLINIHRQFEAYGKVLQMMDSATARMLSEGARL, from the coding sequence ATGAACGCGGGGATGTACAAAGCTGTTTCCGGCTCGGTCGCGCAGATGCGCCGGCTTGAAGTGACGACACAGAATCTTGCCAACCTGAACACCTCGGGCTTCAAGGGCCAGCGGCTGGCTTTCAGCGAGCTGCTCGGCCTGACCGCGGAGCAAGAGCGGGTCGGCGGCCTGGTGGCCGTCGCCGAGCAGCGCACGGATTTCTCACAGGGGGAACTGCAACCTACGGGCAATAACTTCGATCTGGCGCTCGACGGCGAAGCGTTCTTTGTCATCCGCACCGGCCGGGGATTTCGCTACACGCGCCAGGGCAACTTTACTCTTGCCCCCGACGGAATACTGGTGAACTCGTTTGGCGAACCGGTGCTGGGAGAAAGCGGGAACCGCCGCGAGGGCGAAGTCATTCGCATCAGCGGCAAAAAAATGGAAGTAAGCTCGGATGGGATCGTGCGCTCCGAAGAGGGCGAAGTCGGAAAATTGCGCATCGTGCGTTTTCGCGATCCGCGCATACTCGCGAAAGAAGGCCGAGGTCTGTATCGGGCGCTCGACGGAACGGCTCAGCCGGCCCCGGATTACCGTATTCTCCAGGGCAATCTCGAGCGGGCGAACGTCAATCCCGTCGATGCCATGGTCGGTCTGATCAACATCCACCGCCAGTTCGAGGCCTATGGAAAAGTCCTGCAGATGATGGACTCGGCAACCGCAAGAATGTTGTCGGAAGGAGCGAGGTTATAA
- a CDS encoding FliA/WhiG family RNA polymerase sigma factor, with amino-acid sequence MKAEAKTLPDQKSWDEMVETYLPLVRMVAEKIHRRLPPGVDLTSLIHSGIVGLLEALGRFDPTRGVAFEVYARYRIEGEVMQCLRSLDWASRSVRSWGRKVEAARGRLAGQLSRAPTVEEMAGELNIPLEEYYRVEQKVSEATLLSLEDLSITSEGQWEKAQEEFANYPFRDPLTFVEDKDLIEKLTSAVDQLPERERLVVTLYYHEELTLREIGEIMGLTEGRVCQIYGQAVGRLKEMFGEKKAQAKTKKTPAEAPEAKGRTKKTVA; translated from the coding sequence TTGAAAGCCGAAGCCAAAACGCTTCCCGATCAGAAGTCGTGGGACGAGATGGTGGAAACCTATCTCCCGCTCGTCCGCATGGTGGCGGAGAAAATCCACCGGCGCCTGCCGCCCGGCGTCGACCTCACGTCGTTGATTCATTCCGGCATCGTCGGGCTTTTAGAGGCGTTGGGCCGCTTCGATCCCACGCGCGGCGTCGCCTTCGAAGTGTACGCCCGCTACCGCATCGAGGGGGAAGTGATGCAGTGTCTCCGCTCGCTCGACTGGGCGAGCCGCTCGGTGCGCTCCTGGGGGCGCAAGGTGGAAGCCGCCCGCGGCCGGCTCGCGGGCCAACTGTCGCGCGCGCCGACGGTCGAAGAAATGGCAGGGGAGCTCAACATCCCGCTGGAGGAATATTACCGGGTCGAGCAGAAGGTGAGCGAGGCGACGCTTTTGAGCCTCGAGGATCTTTCGATTACGTCCGAGGGACAGTGGGAAAAGGCGCAGGAGGAATTTGCCAATTATCCATTTCGCGACCCGCTCACGTTCGTCGAAGACAAGGACCTGATCGAGAAGCTGACTTCGGCCGTGGATCAATTGCCCGAGCGCGAGCGGCTCGTCGTGACGTTGTATTATCACGAAGAGCTCACGCTCAGGGAAATCGGCGAGATCATGGGGCTCACCGAGGGCCGCGTCTGCCAAATTTACGGCCAGGCGGTCGGACGATTGAAAGAAATGTTCGGCGAAAAGAAAGCGCAAGCCAAGACTAAGAAAACGCCAGCGGAGGCGCCGGAGGCCAAAGGCCGGACAAAGAAGACGGTGGCATGA
- a CDS encoding MinD/ParA family protein: MIDVTDSLSTRSTRLRVDPSAEALTNRSPESIEGSTAVFPRRNPFLGVTATELDGRLAMLPTARVFAVTSGKGGVGKTNTVANLAAALARRQKKVLLMDADLGLANLDLFLGVKPRYTLADFFAGHMSLAEIIVSTPLGVSLLPGGSGIQEVTALTDAQKIAFITELDALTHDIDVVLVDTGSGISDTVTYFTTAAQEIIVVVTPDPSSMTDAYALLKVLASKHHEKRFWVLANTVEGELGARRLYDTLSRTALRFLNISLDFLGWVPWDQELRRAASNGQIVSSNSATSPSAQAFATIASRLLQQAANESRVKGNMQFFFRRVLGPRRETS; this comes from the coding sequence ATGATTGATGTAACGGATTCCTTATCGACCCGTTCGACCCGGCTCAGGGTCGATCCTTCGGCCGAGGCGCTCACGAATCGAAGTCCTGAGTCCATCGAAGGATCGACGGCCGTTTTTCCGCGGCGGAACCCTTTCTTGGGCGTGACCGCGACTGAGTTGGACGGCCGCTTGGCGATGCTGCCCACGGCACGGGTCTTCGCCGTGACCAGCGGCAAGGGCGGCGTCGGCAAGACCAATACCGTGGCTAATCTGGCCGCGGCGCTCGCGCGCCGGCAAAAGAAAGTCTTGCTGATGGACGCGGACCTCGGGCTCGCCAATCTGGATCTCTTTCTCGGCGTCAAGCCGCGCTACACTCTGGCGGACTTTTTTGCCGGCCATATGAGCCTCGCGGAGATCATCGTCTCGACGCCGCTGGGAGTTTCGCTCCTGCCGGGCGGCAGCGGCATTCAAGAAGTCACCGCGCTCACCGACGCGCAGAAGATCGCCTTCATCACCGAGCTCGACGCGCTCACGCACGACATCGACGTCGTGTTGGTCGATACCGGCAGCGGCATTTCCGATACCGTCACGTACTTTACCACCGCGGCGCAGGAGATCATCGTCGTGGTGACCCCCGACCCGTCGTCGATGACGGACGCGTACGCTCTGCTCAAAGTTCTAGCCTCCAAGCACCACGAAAAACGGTTCTGGGTCCTGGCCAATACCGTAGAAGGCGAGCTCGGCGCACGGCGCCTCTACGACACGCTCTCGCGCACGGCGCTCCGCTTTCTCAACATCTCGCTCGATTTTCTCGGCTGGGTCCCCTGGGATCAGGAGCTTCGCCGCGCGGCGTCGAACGGTCAAATCGTGAGCTCGAATTCCGCGACTTCGCCGTCGGCGCAAGCGTTTGCGACGATCGCGTCCCGGCTGCTTCAGCAAGCGGCGAACGAGAGCCGGGTCAAGGGCAACATGCAGTTCTTTTTCCGCCGCGTTCTCGGGCCAAGGAGAGAGACGAGTTGA
- the flhA gene encoding flagellar biosynthesis protein FlhA has product MSQAKAQEITGLSWSDSGPAIALVAMLMLLLLPVPSWLLDFALVISMAFSLTILMVSFSIKEPLEFAAFPTVLLFGTLLRLGLNVASARLVLLRGEEGSAAAGRVIEAFGHFVMGGNYAVGFIVFVILTVINFVVITKGATRIAEVAARFTLDAMPGKQMAIDADLNAGLINDADARRRRERVQKEADFYGSMDGASKFVRGDAVAGLIILAVNLLGGFFVGVMQKGMSVTQAAQLYSLLSIGDGLVAQVPAIIVSTAAGLVVTRTASESGLGVELSRQLLFNPKVLGVVAAALGLLAFMPGFPALPFLATAMVAGGLSYSAADKEQKKQLQAETESQKPQKREEAIRPAPIDLLELEVGYELIPLIDSEKGGLVERIKALRCQLLTDRGFLIPQIHIRDNLRLGSKQYTILIKGVEAGRGELRPGKFLAMSVSPETDSTATLPGERTEEPAFGLPALWISSADKDRAEGMGHTVVDSETVLITHLSEIVKRYGPDLLTRQDVQRLIDELAKEHPKVVEELIPQHLTVGGVQKVLQNLLREDVPIRDLLTIVETLADHAPQVKDMDQITEYVRQALARSITASCRNADGILPVMTVDLQIERTIRESMQENMALEPQAAQRIITAARQAMDTFTQRGLLPVFLASPDVRRHLRQLLSHYLRQVVVLSHREITDGVKIQSLGVIR; this is encoded by the coding sequence ATGAGTCAAGCAAAGGCGCAAGAGATCACGGGACTTTCGTGGAGCGACTCCGGGCCGGCGATCGCGCTGGTGGCGATGTTGATGCTGTTGCTCTTGCCGGTGCCGTCCTGGCTGCTCGACTTCGCGCTGGTCATCAGCATGGCCTTTTCGCTCACGATCCTCATGGTTTCTTTCTCGATCAAAGAGCCGCTGGAGTTCGCCGCTTTTCCCACGGTGCTTTTATTCGGGACCTTGCTTCGTCTCGGGCTCAACGTCGCCTCCGCGCGTCTGGTCCTGCTGCGCGGCGAGGAAGGATCGGCGGCGGCGGGCCGCGTGATCGAGGCCTTCGGCCATTTCGTCATGGGAGGCAATTACGCCGTCGGCTTCATCGTCTTCGTGATCCTCACCGTCATCAACTTCGTCGTCATCACCAAAGGCGCGACGCGCATCGCCGAAGTGGCGGCGCGCTTCACCTTGGACGCCATGCCCGGAAAACAGATGGCGATCGACGCCGACTTGAACGCGGGCCTCATCAACGACGCCGACGCCAGGCGGCGGCGCGAGCGGGTGCAAAAAGAAGCCGACTTCTACGGTTCGATGGACGGCGCCTCCAAGTTCGTCCGCGGCGACGCGGTCGCCGGCCTCATCATCCTCGCGGTGAATCTCCTCGGCGGATTTTTCGTCGGCGTGATGCAAAAGGGAATGTCCGTCACCCAGGCGGCCCAGCTCTATAGTCTCCTCAGCATCGGCGACGGCCTGGTGGCCCAGGTGCCCGCGATCATCGTTTCCACCGCGGCGGGCCTGGTCGTAACGCGCACCGCATCGGAGTCCGGTCTCGGCGTCGAGCTGTCGCGTCAATTGCTGTTCAACCCGAAAGTCCTCGGCGTGGTCGCGGCGGCTCTCGGTCTCTTGGCTTTCATGCCCGGTTTTCCGGCGCTGCCTTTTTTGGCCACGGCCATGGTCGCCGGCGGGTTGTCGTATTCGGCGGCGGACAAAGAGCAAAAGAAACAGCTTCAGGCGGAAACCGAGAGTCAAAAGCCGCAGAAGCGCGAGGAGGCGATACGGCCGGCGCCGATCGACCTGCTCGAGCTCGAAGTCGGCTACGAGCTGATCCCGCTGATCGACAGCGAAAAAGGCGGGCTGGTCGAGCGCATCAAGGCGCTGAGATGCCAACTGCTCACCGACCGCGGCTTCCTCATTCCGCAGATTCATATCCGCGACAACCTGCGTCTCGGGAGCAAGCAGTACACGATCCTCATCAAAGGCGTCGAGGCTGGCAGGGGCGAGCTCAGGCCGGGAAAATTCCTCGCCATGAGCGTGTCGCCGGAGACCGATTCGACTGCGACCTTGCCGGGAGAGCGCACCGAAGAGCCGGCGTTCGGCCTCCCCGCCCTGTGGATTTCTTCCGCCGACAAGGACAGGGCGGAAGGGATGGGACACACCGTGGTCGATTCGGAGACCGTGCTGATCACCCATCTCTCGGAGATCGTCAAGCGCTACGGCCCGGACCTGCTGACGCGCCAGGACGTGCAGCGGCTCATCGACGAGCTGGCCAAGGAGCATCCTAAAGTTGTGGAGGAGTTGATCCCGCAGCACTTGACCGTCGGCGGCGTGCAGAAAGTGCTGCAAAATCTTTTGCGCGAAGACGTGCCGATCCGCGACCTCTTGACGATCGTCGAGACGCTCGCGGACCACGCGCCGCAAGTGAAAGACATGGATCAAATCACCGAGTACGTCCGCCAGGCGCTGGCGCGTTCGATCACCGCTTCGTGCCGCAACGCCGACGGCATTCTCCCCGTCATGACGGTGGACTTGCAGATCGAGCGGACGATCCGCGAAAGCATGCAGGAGAACATGGCGCTCGAGCCGCAGGCGGCGCAGCGCATCATCACCGCCGCGCGCCAGGCGATGGACACGTTTACTCAGCGCGGGCTCCTGCCCGTTTTTCTCGCGAGCCCCGACGTGCGCCGCCATCTGCGCCAACTGTTGAGCCATTATCTGCGGCAGGTCGTCGTGCTGTCGCACCGGGAAATTACCGACGGAGTCAAAATACAATCTCTAGGGGTCATAAGGTGA
- the flhB gene encoding flagellar biosynthesis protein FlhB gives MAEQQDNFERTEEASPKRREDARSKGNVPVSRAVVPTATLLAAVLVFRFVGEEFVARLGRLFVGFFSLAGARHEMGGQKLFSLSLESGLILAPVLAPLFLGVILAGVGTGLLQTGFLWTFEPLKPDFSRINPLSGFRRIFSLDAVSEMLKAMIALGALGALGFHFLYADLGALSSLTSLGVEEILLYVGREGTHLIGFGVGIMALFAGGDYCYKRWRSEVKLRMSRQELKEEMREQEGDPLTKSRLKGMRHKISRRRMMADLVKADVVVTNPDHFAVALSYRMETMKAPRVVAKGAGFIAQKIKEIAAQNRIPVVENKPLARLLYRVVEVGQEIHESLYRAVAEVLAYVYRLRRK, from the coding sequence ATGGCCGAACAGCAAGACAATTTCGAGCGCACCGAAGAAGCCTCGCCCAAGCGCCGCGAGGATGCGAGGAGCAAGGGCAACGTCCCGGTCTCCCGGGCGGTGGTTCCGACGGCGACCTTGCTCGCGGCCGTTTTGGTTTTCCGCTTTGTCGGAGAGGAGTTCGTCGCGCGCCTGGGACGCCTGTTCGTCGGCTTTTTTTCGCTCGCCGGCGCGCGCCACGAGATGGGCGGCCAGAAATTGTTTTCGCTGTCGCTCGAATCGGGACTGATCCTGGCCCCGGTCCTCGCGCCGCTCTTTCTCGGCGTGATCCTGGCCGGCGTCGGAACCGGCCTCTTGCAAACCGGCTTTCTCTGGACGTTCGAGCCGCTGAAGCCCGATTTCTCCCGCATCAATCCTCTCTCCGGGTTCCGCCGCATCTTCAGCCTCGACGCCGTGTCGGAGATGCTGAAGGCGATGATCGCTTTGGGCGCGCTCGGCGCTTTGGGCTTCCATTTTCTCTACGCCGATCTGGGCGCGCTCTCGTCGCTCACTTCGCTCGGCGTCGAGGAGATCCTGCTCTACGTCGGGCGCGAGGGGACCCATCTGATCGGCTTCGGCGTCGGCATCATGGCGCTGTTCGCGGGCGGGGACTATTGCTACAAGCGCTGGCGCTCGGAGGTGAAACTCCGCATGAGCCGGCAAGAATTGAAAGAAGAGATGCGCGAGCAGGAAGGAGACCCGCTCACCAAGAGCCGCTTGAAAGGCATGAGGCATAAGATCTCGCGCCGGCGGATGATGGCCGACCTGGTTAAAGCCGACGTCGTCGTCACCAACCCGGACCACTTCGCCGTGGCGCTCAGCTATCGCATGGAAACGATGAAGGCGCCGCGGGTCGTCGCCAAAGGCGCCGGATTCATCGCGCAAAAGATCAAGGAGATCGCGGCCCAAAACCGCATTCCCGTCGTCGAGAACAAGCCGCTAGCCCGGCTGCTCTATCGGGTCGTCGAGGTCGGGCAGGAAATCCACGAGAGCCTTTACCGCGCGGTCGCCGAGGTGCTGGCCTACGTCTACCGGCTGCGGAGAAAATAG
- the fliR gene encoding flagellar biosynthetic protein FliR encodes MFSLNQLISSRWPEVVTFLLVLGRTSGLVISAPFWGSRVVPGLARAWIAVVLSAAAYPYVTTLSLAPGAAGSGYGPVVFLVLALAGEILLGVGLGWAAQLLFAGLRLAAQQLEMKMGLNLAQMIDPQWGSSSSSLASIFEMVAVLVFFSLNGHRLLIEALNASYAIFPLAGGKLEFSRTIVGSAGQIFSIALRVSAPVVIGLLLTDAILGIMSRAIPQMNVFFVAMPLQFAFGMLLFFLSLPAVVWFCVDYWSAGNHLPAFGR; translated from the coding sequence ATGTTCTCGCTCAATCAATTGATCAGCTCGCGCTGGCCCGAAGTGGTCACGTTCCTCTTGGTCCTGGGGCGGACGAGCGGCCTCGTGATCAGCGCGCCTTTTTGGGGCAGCCGGGTCGTGCCCGGACTCGCGCGCGCCTGGATCGCGGTCGTTCTCAGCGCCGCCGCCTATCCTTACGTCACGACGCTTTCGCTCGCGCCGGGCGCGGCCGGCAGCGGCTACGGTCCGGTCGTGTTTCTGGTTCTCGCGCTGGCGGGGGAAATTCTCCTGGGAGTCGGCTTGGGCTGGGCCGCGCAGTTGCTTTTCGCCGGGCTGCGCTTGGCCGCGCAGCAGTTGGAGATGAAGATGGGGCTCAATCTTGCGCAAATGATCGATCCTCAGTGGGGCAGCTCCAGCTCTTCGCTCGCTTCCATCTTCGAGATGGTCGCCGTATTGGTCTTCTTTTCGCTCAACGGCCACCGTCTTTTGATCGAAGCGCTGAACGCGAGCTACGCGATTTTTCCCCTGGCGGGCGGGAAGCTCGAGTTCAGCCGCACGATCGTCGGCTCCGCCGGACAAATATTTTCCATCGCGCTCCGGGTGAGCGCGCCGGTCGTGATCGGACTGCTGCTCACCGATGCGATCCTCGGCATTATGAGCCGGGCCATTCCCCAGATGAACGTCTTTTTCGTCGCCATGCCGCTCCAGTTCGCGTTCGGCATGCTGCTGTTTTTTTTATCGTTGCCCGCGGTGGTCTGGTTTTGCGTGGATTATTGGTCGGCCGGGAATCATTTACCGGCATTCGGCCGTTGA
- the fliQ gene encoding flagellar biosynthesis protein FliQ, with amino-acid sequence MTPEAVIDILRRALEVGGLVAAPIILVSLAAGVAVSVLQATTQINDSTLVFVPKIIGVVVVLVLLGPWMLQTYMDFTRQTILSLHLLVR; translated from the coding sequence ATGACGCCGGAAGCCGTCATCGACATTCTGCGCCGGGCGCTGGAGGTGGGCGGCCTGGTGGCCGCGCCGATCATTCTCGTCAGCCTGGCGGCGGGCGTCGCCGTCAGCGTGCTGCAGGCGACCACGCAGATCAACGACTCGACGCTCGTTTTCGTTCCCAAGATCATCGGCGTGGTTGTGGTCCTCGTCCTGCTGGGTCCATGGATGCTCCAGACTTATATGGACTTTACGCGCCAGACGATCCTGAGCCTGCATTTGCTCGTGCGGTGA
- the fliP gene encoding flagellar type III secretion system pore protein FliP (The bacterial flagellar biogenesis protein FliP forms a type III secretion system (T3SS)-type pore required for flagellar assembly.), whose amino-acid sequence MNPSALPLLSQSLQGTQISTAFEIVFLLTVLSLGPLILITLTSFTRIVVVLSFVRQALGTQQAPSNQIVIALALFLSMYVMSPVWQKIEADAVTPYLNKKITPQAAIVQAWAPLRTFVARQTHKNDLAIFLRTEKEKALDLKDVPATALIPAFMISELKTSFQMAFFIYVPFLIFDLVVASVLMSMGMMFLPPALISLPFKLALFVLVDGWNLLVTSLVRSFE is encoded by the coding sequence ATGAACCCCTCGGCTCTACCGCTTTTGTCTCAATCCCTACAGGGGACGCAAATCTCCACGGCTTTCGAGATCGTCTTCCTTCTCACGGTCCTCTCGCTCGGGCCGCTGATCCTCATCACGCTGACTTCCTTCACCCGGATCGTCGTGGTGCTTTCTTTCGTCCGCCAGGCGCTGGGGACGCAGCAGGCGCCGTCCAATCAAATCGTCATCGCGCTCGCCCTGTTTCTCTCGATGTACGTGATGTCGCCGGTGTGGCAGAAGATCGAAGCCGACGCCGTGACGCCCTATCTCAACAAGAAAATCACGCCGCAGGCCGCCATCGTCCAGGCCTGGGCGCCGCTCAGAACGTTCGTCGCCAGGCAAACGCACAAAAACGATCTCGCCATCTTTCTCCGCACCGAGAAGGAAAAGGCGCTGGACTTGAAGGACGTTCCCGCCACGGCGCTGATTCCCGCCTTTATGATCTCGGAGCTGAAGACTTCTTTTCAGATGGCGTTTTTCATTTACGTGCCGTTTCTCATCTTCGATCTCGTGGTGGCTTCGGTCTTGATGTCGATGGGGATGATGTTCCTGCCGCCGGCGTTGATTTCGCTGCCGTTCAAGCTCGCCCTTTTCGTCCTGGTGGACGGCTGGAACCTTCTGGTCACTTCTCTCGTCAGGAGCTTCGAATGA
- a CDS encoding flagellar biosynthetic protein FliO, producing MIGSEFAAPALMVVGAAAVALFSRRLGPFFQHRSGRSDIPRHLGTLMLNPKCSVAVVQAGEETLLLGVTASSVTLLTKLPPAPPETPQSQKEASEEIRLQ from the coding sequence ATGATCGGATCTGAATTTGCAGCGCCGGCGTTGATGGTCGTCGGCGCTGCCGCCGTGGCGCTTTTCTCGCGCCGTCTGGGGCCGTTCTTTCAACACAGGTCCGGCAGGAGCGACATTCCGCGCCACCTCGGCACGTTGATGCTGAACCCGAAGTGCTCGGTGGCGGTGGTCCAGGCCGGCGAGGAGACGTTGCTCCTCGGTGTCACCGCTTCCAGCGTCACGTTGCTCACGAAGCTTCCGCCGGCGCCGCCGGAAACTCCCCAGAGCCAAAAGGAAGCGAGCGAAGAAATCAGGCTCCAGTAA
- a CDS encoding flagellar basal body-associated FliL family protein produces MIKTEFRKKTLLSALVVTLTLGLLGGVWLLAYEFFKPGAAAEQTEKHVAKKEATVEMEPFVVNLAGAQPARYLRASLSLVLNNGHDKQIVKQSSSRLRHELIMLLSSKTAEGLLAAEGKSELREEIIERINTAAGEELVAEVYFREFLIQ; encoded by the coding sequence ATGATTAAAACCGAATTCAGAAAAAAAACCCTCTTGTCGGCACTGGTCGTGACTTTAACTCTCGGACTGCTCGGCGGCGTTTGGCTCCTGGCCTATGAATTTTTCAAGCCGGGCGCAGCCGCGGAGCAAACAGAGAAACACGTCGCCAAAAAAGAAGCGACCGTCGAGATGGAACCGTTCGTGGTGAATCTCGCCGGGGCGCAACCGGCGCGTTATCTCCGCGCTTCCCTCAGCCTCGTCTTAAACAACGGCCACGACAAGCAAATCGTGAAGCAATCCTCCTCGCGGCTCCGTCACGAGCTCATCATGCTTCTCAGCAGCAAGACGGCCGAGGGGTTGCTGGCCGCCGAAGGAAAGTCGGAGCTGCGCGAGGAGATTATCGAGCGGATCAATACCGCCGCCGGAGAAGAGCTCGTGGCCGAGGTCTACTTCCGGGAGTTCCTCATTCAATAA
- a CDS encoding HDOD domain-containing protein has protein sequence MANVDQVFERVSEGLSSPISLKVLELTKDERAWAHSLAEVISADRLFSVRFLFLAGLVNGLPRRLATVSQAVTTLGFGTVKALALWLPLYTFDAPDPDETEHQPVRLRDLWEHSIASALIAGRMVAAEDYSPIPTAFVAGLLHDVGRVLCYRHFREEFYTAMRLTGERGISLAEAEAIVFGADHSVVGEFWARSMDLPPLIRHTIRYHHSPLDSLPRAIDPLLKKTLAVTRIADHFGLGARLEARDNQYPLGEEWSVFHQNESDCRRMVKRIQQEVADVKEMFGFELMPVKAEQNPGGRAKAQVIPFPGRNRLRDRMGGKLHGKKLTILVVEDHGSLLEVLGLYFMRSGYHVRTAGDGETALEILAKEEVHLLVLDLMLPRLDGFGLLKRLREIKPEQMPYIIVISAPGAEGDRKKVLELGADEYVPKPFHLSGLLEKIQAVERQLT, from the coding sequence GTGGCCAACGTCGATCAGGTTTTCGAGCGCGTGTCGGAAGGACTGTCTTCCCCGATCAGCCTCAAGGTCCTCGAACTGACCAAGGACGAGCGGGCGTGGGCGCACAGCCTGGCCGAGGTGATCAGCGCCGACCGGCTTTTCAGCGTGCGCTTTCTCTTTCTTGCCGGTTTGGTGAACGGCCTGCCGCGCAGACTCGCCACCGTCTCCCAGGCCGTTACGACGCTCGGCTTCGGAACGGTCAAAGCGCTGGCGTTGTGGCTGCCGCTGTATACGTTCGACGCCCCCGATCCGGACGAGACGGAACACCAACCCGTGCGCCTTAGAGATTTATGGGAGCATTCCATCGCCAGCGCTTTGATCGCCGGCCGCATGGTGGCCGCGGAAGACTACAGTCCGATTCCTACGGCTTTTGTCGCCGGCTTGCTCCACGACGTGGGCCGGGTGCTCTGCTATCGCCATTTCAGGGAGGAATTTTACACCGCGATGAGGCTCACGGGCGAGAGAGGCATTTCGCTCGCGGAGGCCGAGGCGATCGTCTTCGGCGCCGATCATTCCGTCGTCGGGGAATTTTGGGCGCGCAGCATGGATCTTCCTCCGCTGATCAGACACACGATCCGCTACCATCATTCGCCGCTCGATTCTTTGCCACGCGCGATCGATCCGCTGCTCAAAAAGACTCTGGCGGTGACCCGAATCGCCGATCATTTCGGCCTGGGCGCTCGTCTCGAGGCGCGCGACAATCAGTACCCGCTCGGAGAAGAATGGTCGGTCTTCCACCAAAACGAAAGCGACTGTCGCCGGATGGTCAAGCGCATCCAGCAGGAGGTGGCGGACGTGAAGGAGATGTTCGGCTTCGAGTTGATGCCGGTCAAGGCGGAGCAGAACCCGGGCGGCCGCGCCAAAGCCCAAGTGATCCCATTTCCCGGCCGCAACCGGTTGAGAGACCGGATGGGCGGCAAGCTTCATGGAAAAAAGCTCACGATCCTGGTCGTCGAGGATCACGGCTCGCTTCTCGAAGTGCTCGGCCTTTATTTCATGCGCTCAGGCTATCACGTGCGCACCGCCGGCGATGGCGAGACCGCGCTCGAGATTCTCGCCAAAGAGGAGGTCCATCTGCTGGTGCTCGACTTGATGCTGCCGCGGCTCGACGGCTTTGGATTGCTGAAAAGGCTCCGAGAGATCAAGCCGGAGCAGATGCCTTACATCATCGTGATCTCGGCGCCGGGCGCGGAGGGCGACAGAAAAAAGGTTTTGGAGCTCGGCGCCGACGAATACGTACCCAAACCCTTCCACCTTTCCGGACTCTTAGAAAAAATCCAAGCGGTCGAACGGCAATTGACCTAA
- the motA gene encoding flagellar motor stator protein MotA, whose product MYALIGFLIVFGAVFGGFMEAGGPPTVLLQMAELIVICGAAIGSLIIAAPGKVLGGLAKDLKKAIMGSGYTKAQYMELFHLLYEVFSIMRKNGEMALEKDVDDPDNSPVFSKYPVFLANPDARNLLCDSLRLVISGSASPGELSQLMDEELATHEEESRRPAALLAKVADALPALGIVAAVLGVIIAMASIDQGSAVIGQKIAAALVGTFLGVLLSYGLFQPLATKLELLRQEEAKYLECIKTGLLANLHGAAPIIAIEYARRVMFSGERPTALELERECRGAKHEEESLNAA is encoded by the coding sequence GTGTACGCACTTATCGGCTTTTTGATCGTCTTTGGCGCTGTTTTTGGCGGATTTATGGAGGCGGGAGGCCCGCCGACCGTTCTCCTCCAGATGGCGGAGCTGATCGTCATATGCGGCGCGGCTATCGGCAGCCTGATCATCGCCGCGCCTGGGAAGGTGCTTGGCGGCTTGGCCAAAGACCTCAAAAAGGCAATCATGGGCTCGGGCTATACCAAGGCCCAGTACATGGAGCTTTTTCACCTCCTCTACGAAGTCTTCTCGATCATGCGCAAAAACGGCGAAATGGCGCTCGAAAAAGACGTGGACGATCCCGACAACAGTCCGGTTTTTTCCAAATACCCGGTCTTCCTCGCCAACCCGGATGCAAGAAACCTCCTCTGCGATTCGCTCAGGCTCGTCATCAGCGGCTCCGCCAGTCCCGGGGAGCTTTCTCAATTGATGGACGAGGAGCTGGCCACGCACGAGGAGGAAAGCCGGCGTCCCGCCGCGCTCCTCGCCAAAGTGGCCGACGCTCTGCCGGCCCTGGGGATCGTCGCCGCCGTCCTCGGCGTCATCATCGCGATGGCCTCCATCGACCAGGGCTCCGCCGTGATCGGCCAAAAAATCGCCGCCGCCTTGGTCGGCACCTTTCTCGGCGTGCTTCTCTCTTACGGCTTGTTTCAGCCGTTGGCGACCAAGCTGGAGCTGCTCCGCCAGGAAGAGGCGAAATACCTGGAATGCATCAAGACCGGACTGCTCGCCAATCTTCACGGCGCGGCGCCGATCATTGCCATCGAGTACGCCCGCAGAGTCATGTTCAGCGGCGAGCGGCCTACCGCGCTCGAGCTGGAAAGGGAGTGCCGGGGCGCCAAGCACGAAGAGGAATCCCTGAATGCTGCGTAA